One window of Amaranthus tricolor cultivar Red isolate AtriRed21 chromosome 11, ASM2621246v1, whole genome shotgun sequence genomic DNA carries:
- the LOC130827379 gene encoding pentatricopeptide repeat-containing protein At5g59600, whose translation MFPIFRSTSLLTSYKKTHFTISFFRTFSDAYIKCIENYTQHRSLMLGKALHAHLLIIGRARSSLFASKLIIMYAECRELASARKVFDKMPDSNYRRWIALIGAYAKCGVYEQALDLLREMVIEGAKPNNYILPSGLKACGHLSKWWVGEEIHGFILRNSFEGDVYVSCSLIDMYSKCGFFYHARNVFNNMIEKDLIAVNAMVAGYVHVGMMKEALSLLEDVKLMNMRPDVVTWNTLIAGFSHVGDSLMVDELFQVMRFNGIEPDVVSWTSIISGFVKNLRNKEAFLTFQKMLDAGCFPNANTISTLLSSCANVGNVTWGKEIHGFAVIVGLEQDVYVRSALIDMYAKCGCIIQASILFQKTTKRNTPTWNSMIFGFANHGYCNEAIEVFRTMETEDAEKLNHLTFTAALTACSHGGRVELGRNLFKSMQEKYNIKPRLEHYACMVDLLGRAGNLTEAHDIVKAMPITPDLFVWGALLGASKQHGDIELAEVAAKHLSELEHKGIGANLLSTLYAEAGSWENAARLKKKKMRNFSGCSWIEATGFITASLN comes from the coding sequence ATGTTTCCTATTTTTAGATCAACCTCATTATTGACCTCCTACAAGAAAACCCACTTCACAATCAGTTTTTTTCGGACATTTTCGGATGCTTACATAAAATGCATCGAAAATTATACCCAACACAGATCTTTGATGTTGGGCAAAGCATTACATGCACATTTGCTCATCATTGGCCGAGCTCGTTCTAGTCTTTTTGCTTCTAAGCTCATAATAATGTATGCGGAATGCAGAGAATTGGCTAGTGCACGtaaagtgtttgataaaatgCCTGACTCGAACTATCGGAGATGGATAGCTCTTATAGGAGCGTACGCGAAATGTGGGGTTTATGAGCAAGCATTGGATCTTTTGAGGGAAATGGTTATAGAAGGTGCAAAACCCAACAATTATATTCTTCCTAGTGGTCTTAAAGCTTGTGGACATCTTTCGAAATGGTGGGTTGGTGAGGAGATTCATGGGTTTATTTTGAGGAATTCATTTGAGGGTGATGTGTATGTTAGTTGTTCCCTTATAGATATGTACTCGAAATGTGGTTTTTTTTATCACGCGAGGAATGTTTTCAACAATATGATTGAGAAAGATTTGATTGCTGTGAATGCTATGGTTGCTGGTTATGTTCATGTAGGAATGATGAAAGAGGCATTGAGTTTATTAGAGGATGTGAAATTGATGAATATGAGGCCTGATGTTGTAACATGGAATACTTTGATTGCAGGATTTTCTCATGTAGGGGATAGTTTAATGGTGGATGAGCTTTTCCAAGTTATGCGCTTTAATGGGATTGAGCCGGATGTGGTGTCATGGACTTCTATCATTTCCGGGTTTGTGAAGAATCTCAGGAACAAAGAAGCTTTTCTTACATTTCAGAAAATGCTTGATGCTGGATGTTTCCCAAATGCAAATACAATTAGTACTCTCTTATCTTCTTGTGCTAATGTAGGAAATGTAACATGGGGAAAAGAGATACATGGTTTTGCGGTGATTGTTGGACTTGAGCAGGACGTGTATGTGCGGAGCGCGCTTATAGACATGTATGCCAAATGTGGGTGTATAATCCAAGCATCAATATTGTTTCAAAAGACAACTAAAAGGAACACTCCTACATGGAATTCGATGATCTTTGGATTTGCTAACCACGGCTATTGCAATGAAGCAATTGAAGTTTTCAGAACGATGGAAACAGAGGACGCAGAGAAGCTCAACCATTTGACATTCACTGCAGCATTGACAGCCTGCAGTCACGGTGGAAGGGTGGAACTCGGAAGAAATCTCTTTAAATCAATGCAAGAGAAGTATAATATTAAGCCAAGACTTGAGCATTATGCTTGTATGGTGGATCTTCTTGGTCGAGCTGGAAATTTAACCGAAGCTCATGACATTGTCAAAGCAATGCCAATTACACCTGATTTGTTTGTATGGGGAGCATTATTAGGAGCTAGTAAACAGCATGGTGACATAGAGCTTGCGGAAGTAGCAGCAAAACACTTGTCTGAACTCGAACATAAAGGTATAGGAGCAAATTTACTGTCAACTTTATATGCCGAGGCAGGAAGTTGGGAAAATGCTGcgagattgaagaagaagaaaatgaggAATTTTTCAGGATGCAGTTGGATTGAGGCTACTGGATTTATAACAGCTTCTCTAAACTAA
- the LOC130827309 gene encoding transcription factor LUX-like, which produces MGEVNGDFDGRITMEELEEDERVHEWELGLPNVDDIAPLTQGLIPLELLTAFNIKLEPCRTSSEVTQASEDTIALLRGTSFSGENDDKSETKKQRRNDSPEDADSAAADTAADNGGEGGSGGGEKAVKRTRLVWSPQLHKRFVDVVTHLGIKSAVPKTIMQLMNVEGLTRENVASHLQKYRLYLKRMQGDSFDGGSNSSSENGNGNENGGVSVPVMQPVPIPMMGMGMMNCTGFDHNHNYNYNQQNNGHYNNNNNNGFHQYSNGNKYGSVVSYHHHPSHVGPSGDN; this is translated from the coding sequence ATGGGAGAAGTAAACGGAGACTTTGACGGCAGAATCACCATGGAGGaattagaagaagatgaaagagTTCATGAATGGGAATTAGGTTTACCTAACGTCGACGACATAGCACCGTTAACTCAAGGCTTAATTCCGTTAGAACTTTTAACGGCGTTCAATATCAAGCTGGAACCTTGCCGAACTTCCAGCGAAGTAACACAAGCTTCGGAGGATACTATCGCTCTTCTCCGTGGGACGAGTTTTTCCGGTGAAAATGACGACAAATCGGAGACGAAGAAACAGCGTCGTAATGACTCGCCAGAAGATGCTGACTCAGCTGCGGCGGATACGGCAGCAGATAACGGCGGTGAAGGTGGTAGTGGGGGAGGAGAGAAGGCGGTGAAGAGAACGAGATTGGTATGGTCGCCACAATTGCATAAGAGATTTGTGGATGTGGTGACTCATTTAGGGATAAAAAGTGCGGTGCCAAAGACGATTATGCAGCTGATGAATGTGGAAGGATTAACTAGAGAGAATGTTGCGAGTCATTTGCAGAAGTATAGACTTTATTTGAAGAGGATGCAAGGAGATAGTTTTGATGGAGGCTCGAATTCCTCATCCGaaaatggtaatggaaatgagaATGGAGGGGTTTCAGTACCGGTTATGCAACCAGTACCGATACCTATGATGGGCATGGGAATGATGAATTGTACTGGATttgatcataatcataattataattataatcagCAGAATAATGgtcattataataataacaacaataatggATTTCATCAGTATAGTAACGGAAATAAGTATGGGTCTGTTGTATCTTACCATCATCATCCTTCTCATGTTGGTCCGAGTGGTGACAATTGA